In Pseudomonas putida, a genomic segment contains:
- a CDS encoding ABC transporter ATP-binding protein — translation MTAPLPGHTASNLSRVATPALLKVDNLSLEYRTSQRVVRATHQVSFEIDRADRFVLLGPSGCGKSTLLKAVAGFIEPQEGQILLQGEPVRGPGPDRIVVFQEFDQLPPWKTVKQNVMFPLLVSGQLKRAEAEERALHYLDKVGLANFADAYPHTLSGGMKARVSIARALATQPKILLMDEPFAALDALTRRKMQEELLLLWEEVRFTLLFVTHSIEEALVVGNRILLLSPHPGRVRAEVHSHQYDLGSLGGTEFQASARRIHRLLFDEAEAPVEAAELGFNDIRIAY, via the coding sequence ATGACCGCCCCATTGCCAGGCCACACGGCCAGCAACCTGAGCCGTGTCGCTACACCCGCGCTGCTCAAGGTGGACAACCTGAGCCTCGAATACCGCACTTCGCAACGCGTGGTGCGGGCCACCCACCAGGTCAGCTTCGAAATCGACCGCGCTGATCGTTTCGTCTTGCTGGGCCCGTCCGGCTGCGGCAAGTCCACGCTGCTCAAGGCCGTGGCCGGCTTCATCGAGCCCCAGGAAGGGCAGATCCTGCTGCAGGGCGAGCCGGTGCGCGGGCCTGGGCCTGATCGCATCGTGGTGTTCCAGGAGTTCGATCAATTGCCGCCGTGGAAGACGGTGAAGCAGAACGTCATGTTCCCGCTGCTGGTGTCCGGCCAGCTCAAGCGGGCCGAAGCCGAGGAGCGGGCCCTGCACTACCTGGACAAGGTCGGCCTGGCCAATTTCGCCGATGCGTATCCGCATACCCTGTCGGGCGGCATGAAGGCCCGGGTTTCGATTGCCCGGGCCCTGGCCACCCAGCCGAAGATCCTGCTGATGGACGAGCCGTTCGCCGCGCTCGACGCGCTGACCCGGCGCAAGATGCAGGAAGAGTTGCTGCTGTTGTGGGAAGAGGTGCGTTTCACCCTGTTGTTCGTCACCCATTCCATCGAGGAGGCGTTGGTGGTGGGCAATCGCATTCTGCTGCTGTCGCCCCACCCGGGGCGGGTTCGGGCCGAGGTGCACAGCCACCAGTACGACCTGGGCAGCCTTGGCGGCACCGAGTTCCAGGCCAGTGCGCGGCGCATCCACCGCTTGCTGTTCGACGAGGCCGAGGCGCCGGTCGAGGCCGCGGAACTTGGTTTCAACGACATCCGCATCGCCTACTGA
- a CDS encoding TauD/TfdA dioxygenase family protein, whose protein sequence is MSAASNALSSIDSAQPQVFEIRPFSGAVGAEIIGLDLAKPVNAEDFSRIHRAHLDHHVLVFRDQRITPEQQIAFSRRFGELQIHVLKQFLLTGHPEILIVSNIIENGQNIGLGDAGKFWHSDLSYKELPSLGSMLHAQELPSEGGDTLFADMHKAWDAVPEALRKVVENRSAAHSYTARYAETKFEGNWRPTLTAEQLAQVQEVIHPVVRTHPENGRKALFVSEGFTTRIVGLPDDESRDVLQQLYALSVLEQNIYRHQWQPHDLVFWDNRSLIHLATGCPAHLRRKLYRTTIQGDAPF, encoded by the coding sequence ATGTCCGCCGCCTCGAACGCCTTGTCGTCCATCGACAGCGCCCAGCCGCAAGTATTTGAAATCCGTCCATTCTCCGGTGCCGTAGGCGCCGAGATCATCGGCCTGGACCTGGCCAAACCGGTCAACGCCGAGGATTTCAGCCGTATCCATCGCGCCCACCTCGATCACCATGTGCTGGTCTTTCGTGACCAGCGCATCACCCCCGAACAGCAGATCGCTTTCAGCCGCCGTTTCGGCGAGTTGCAGATCCACGTGCTCAAGCAGTTCCTGCTCACCGGTCATCCGGAAATCCTGATCGTATCCAACATCATCGAGAACGGTCAGAACATCGGCCTGGGCGATGCCGGCAAGTTCTGGCATTCCGACCTGTCGTACAAGGAACTGCCGAGCCTGGGCTCGATGCTGCATGCCCAGGAGCTGCCCAGCGAAGGCGGCGACACACTGTTCGCCGACATGCACAAAGCCTGGGACGCCGTGCCCGAGGCCCTGCGCAAGGTGGTCGAGAACCGCAGTGCTGCCCACTCCTACACCGCCCGTTACGCCGAGACCAAGTTCGAAGGCAACTGGCGCCCGACCCTCACCGCCGAGCAGCTTGCCCAGGTCCAGGAAGTCATTCACCCGGTGGTACGCACCCACCCGGAAAACGGTCGCAAGGCATTGTTCGTCAGCGAAGGCTTCACTACCCGCATCGTTGGCCTGCCCGACGACGAAAGCCGTGATGTGCTGCAGCAGCTGTACGCCCTGAGCGTGCTCGAGCAGAACATCTACCGTCACCAGTGGCAGCCCCATGACCTGGTGTTCTGGGACAACCGTTCGTTGATCCACCTGGCCACCGGCTGCCCCGCCCACCTGCGGCGCAAGTTGTACCGCACCACCATCCAGGGCGATGCCCCGTTCTGA
- a CDS encoding SGNH/GDSL hydrolase family protein has protein sequence MPASAIAGLSLLVLGESHMSLANHLTEPLNAAVVAKGGHAYSIGACGASAADWLVTKKVDCGAVQQDNGKLQIKGREATTTPIKELIAQHKPDVVVLVIGDTMASYDKPAFPKAWAWQSVTSLTKAISETGTKCVWVGPAWGKVGGMYKKNDQRTQLMSQFLAANVAPCSYVDSLTLSKPGQWITTDGQHFTVAGYKSWAGAIVDAIDKLPAGSLKGNE, from the coding sequence ATGCCTGCTTCCGCGATTGCCGGCCTGTCCCTGCTGGTGCTGGGTGAAAGCCACATGAGCCTGGCCAACCACCTGACCGAGCCCCTGAACGCCGCCGTGGTGGCCAAGGGTGGCCACGCCTATTCCATCGGCGCCTGTGGCGCCAGCGCGGCGGACTGGCTGGTGACCAAGAAGGTCGACTGCGGTGCCGTGCAACAGGACAACGGCAAGCTGCAGATCAAGGGCCGCGAAGCCACCACCACGCCGATCAAGGAACTGATCGCCCAGCACAAGCCCGACGTCGTGGTGCTGGTGATCGGCGACACCATGGCCAGCTACGACAAGCCCGCCTTCCCCAAGGCGTGGGCTTGGCAAAGCGTCACCAGCCTGACCAAGGCCATCAGCGAGACCGGTACCAAGTGCGTGTGGGTCGGCCCAGCCTGGGGCAAGGTCGGCGGCATGTACAAGAAGAACGACCAGCGCACCCAGCTGATGTCGCAGTTCCTCGCCGCCAACGTGGCGCCGTGCAGCTATGTCGATTCGCTGACCCTGTCCAAGCCGGGCCAATGGATCACCACCGACGGCCAGCATTTCACCGTGGCCGGTTACAAGTCCTGGGCTGGCGCGATCGTCGATGCCATCGACAAGCTCCCGGCCGGCAGCCTCAAGGGGAACGAATGA
- a CDS encoding ABC transporter substrate-binding protein: MRKSISRLAASIGLGASLVVGSLAAPAVAQAEGKIRIAEQFGIVYLLLNVVRDQHLIEKHGKEQGIDIEVDWAQLSGGSAINDALLSGSVDIAGAGVGPLLTVWDRTKGRQNVKAVASLGNFPYYLVSSNPNVKTIADISEKDRIAVPAVGVSVQSRFLQYAAAQQWGDKEYNRLDKYTLAVPHPDATAALLAGGTELNGHFSNPPFQDQVLANKDVHVVLNSYDLLGPNSPTLLFATEKFRHDNPKTYKAFVDALAEAADFAQKDKAAAADTYIRVTKAKIDRDALIKLIDNPQYEFTVTPKNTYKLADFLYRVGAIKNKPASWKDYFFQDERPLQGS, encoded by the coding sequence ATGCGTAAATCCATCAGCCGCCTGGCGGCAAGCATCGGCCTGGGCGCGAGCCTGGTCGTCGGCAGCCTGGCAGCCCCTGCCGTGGCCCAGGCCGAAGGCAAGATCCGCATCGCCGAGCAGTTCGGCATCGTCTACCTGCTGCTCAACGTGGTGCGTGACCAGCACCTGATCGAGAAACACGGCAAGGAGCAGGGCATCGACATCGAGGTCGACTGGGCCCAGTTGTCCGGTGGCTCGGCGATCAACGACGCGCTGCTGTCCGGCTCGGTGGACATCGCCGGGGCCGGTGTCGGCCCGCTGTTGACCGTCTGGGACCGCACCAAGGGCCGGCAGAACGTCAAGGCCGTGGCCTCGCTGGGCAACTTCCCTTACTACCTGGTCAGCAGTAACCCGAACGTGAAGACCATCGCCGATATATCCGAGAAGGACCGCATCGCCGTGCCGGCGGTGGGGGTCTCGGTGCAGTCGCGCTTCCTCCAGTACGCCGCTGCCCAGCAGTGGGGCGACAAGGAATACAACCGCCTCGACAAGTACACCCTGGCCGTACCGCATCCGGATGCCACCGCGGCCTTGCTGGCCGGTGGCACCGAGCTGAACGGGCATTTCTCCAACCCACCGTTCCAGGACCAGGTACTGGCCAACAAGGACGTGCACGTGGTGCTCAACAGCTACGACCTGCTCGGCCCCAACTCGCCGACGCTGCTGTTCGCCACCGAGAAATTCCGTCACGACAATCCCAAGACCTACAAGGCCTTCGTCGACGCGTTGGCTGAAGCGGCGGACTTTGCCCAGAAGGACAAGGCTGCTGCAGCGGACACCTACATCCGCGTGACCAAGGCCAAGATCGACCGCGACGCGCTGATCAAGCTGATCGACAACCCGCAGTACGAATTCACCGTCACGCCGAAGAACACCTACAAGCTCGCCGACTTCTTGTACCGGGTCGGGGCGATCAAGAACAAGCCGGCGTCGTGGAAGGATTATTTCTTCCAGGATGAACGCCCGCTGCAAGGGAGCTGA
- a CDS encoding WYL domain-containing protein, with amino-acid sequence MPFATTRATLSRQWALLRQLPSRPPGITSAELVWRLRDVGFSVSKRTVERDLNELSLIFPLERNDKSIPFGWHWSATAAGDLRGNFDLQGYLRAGGLQSAAEHGIALQAWVSDRLARQLREAPLSADMQLTALERGHRLSATVDAEWPLRWWALSQGDEVVVELPEAVREDLARTLENAVAQYRN; translated from the coding sequence TTGCCGTTTGCCACCACCCGCGCCACCCTCAGCCGACAATGGGCGCTGCTGCGCCAACTGCCAAGCCGCCCCCCTGGCATCACCAGTGCCGAACTGGTGTGGCGCCTGCGAGATGTGGGTTTCAGCGTGAGCAAACGTACCGTCGAGCGTGACCTCAACGAGCTGTCGCTGATCTTCCCACTGGAGCGCAACGACAAGAGCATTCCGTTCGGCTGGCATTGGTCGGCCACTGCCGCGGGTGACCTGCGCGGCAATTTCGACCTGCAGGGTTATTTGCGGGCCGGCGGGCTGCAAAGTGCAGCGGAGCATGGCATCGCCTTGCAGGCGTGGGTCAGCGATCGGCTCGCCCGGCAGTTGCGCGAGGCGCCGTTGAGTGCGGACATGCAGTTGACCGCCCTGGAGCGCGGGCATCGACTGTCGGCCACGGTGGATGCTGAATGGCCGTTGCGCTGGTGGGCCTTGAGCCAGGGTGACGAGGTGGTGGTGGAGTTGCCGGAGGCGGTGCGTGAGGACCTCGCGCGGACGCTGGAGAATGCGGTGGCGCAGTACAGGAATTAG
- a CDS encoding tetratricopeptide repeat protein — MSAVSNIHPLLARLLPERIVAAPLPAGRRQRQFAGVGVPSQRALLISRLDEAPDLQVVYADLRRQALAGSVSALNDLGWIWLNGKYWRADTVLARHLLRMAALQGDAAAWFNLGQQMYFGKGIAPSYEQAAECYRQAFGLGMAAAAAALGDLYEEEVCDAELPWQVDPLRAYEWFLRGAELGDARCRFEVGYRLLHGLYVPADTKAALYWLELAAATGVMQAAEELAVHFSSRDGVRYLGWRDRAVQLGSSLALAMKLEDQVQP; from the coding sequence ATGTCAGCTGTCAGCAATATCCACCCCTTGCTCGCCCGGCTGTTGCCCGAGCGGATCGTGGCGGCTCCACTGCCCGCTGGTAGGCGCCAGCGACAGTTCGCCGGCGTTGGCGTACCCAGCCAGCGGGCGCTGCTGATCAGCCGCCTGGACGAAGCGCCCGACCTGCAAGTGGTGTATGCCGACCTGCGGCGCCAGGCACTGGCCGGCAGCGTCAGTGCGTTGAACGACCTGGGCTGGATCTGGCTCAACGGCAAGTACTGGCGGGCCGATACCGTGCTGGCCCGGCACCTGTTGCGCATGGCTGCGCTGCAGGGCGATGCCGCGGCCTGGTTCAACCTGGGCCAGCAGATGTATTTCGGCAAGGGCATCGCGCCCTCCTACGAGCAGGCGGCCGAGTGCTACCGACAGGCGTTCGGGCTTGGCATGGCGGCGGCCGCAGCGGCGTTGGGCGACCTTTACGAGGAAGAAGTCTGCGACGCCGAACTGCCCTGGCAGGTGGACCCTCTTCGAGCTTACGAATGGTTCTTGCGCGGGGCCGAGCTCGGCGATGCGCGGTGCCGGTTCGAGGTCGGCTATCGGTTGTTGCATGGGCTGTATGTACCGGCGGATACCAAGGCGGCCCTGTACTGGTTGGAGCTGGCGGCCGCCACCGGGGTGATGCAGGCGGCGGAAGAACTGGCCGTGCATTTCAGCAGCCGCGATGGGGTGCGGTACCTGGGGTGGCGGGACCGGGCAGTGCAGTTGGGCAGCTCGCTGGCGCTGGCGATGAAACTGGAGGACCAGGTGCAGCCTTGA
- a CDS encoding ABC transporter permease — translation MTTTPVRQEYEVQLEPLLSVPVERQLPLAQRLWQHGWLRKAVILLVIAALWEGAARYQGNDLLLPSFLQTAAALWDGLISGELPAKVGVSLVILLKGYVLGIVLAFGLTSLAVSTQLGRDLLGTLTSMFNPLPAIALLPLALLWFGLGDNSLIFVLVHSVLWALALNTYAGFLGVSETLRMAGRNYGLKGLRLVLHILVPAALPSILSGLKIGWAFAWRTLIAAELVFGASSGKGGLGWYIFQNRNELYTDKVFAGLAVVILIGLLVEGLVFNTLERLTVRRWGMQR, via the coding sequence ATGACCACTACACCTGTACGCCAGGAATACGAGGTGCAGCTGGAGCCCTTGCTCTCTGTGCCTGTGGAACGCCAACTGCCACTGGCCCAACGCCTCTGGCAACACGGTTGGCTGCGCAAGGCGGTGATCTTGCTGGTGATCGCCGCGCTGTGGGAGGGCGCTGCCCGCTACCAGGGCAACGACCTGCTGCTGCCAAGTTTCCTGCAGACCGCCGCTGCGCTCTGGGACGGCCTGATCAGTGGCGAGTTGCCGGCCAAGGTCGGCGTGTCGCTGGTGATTCTGCTCAAGGGTTACGTGCTGGGCATCGTCCTGGCGTTCGGCCTTACCAGCCTGGCGGTGTCGACCCAGTTGGGGCGCGATCTGCTGGGGACTCTGACCTCGATGTTCAACCCGTTACCGGCCATTGCCCTGTTGCCGCTGGCGCTGCTGTGGTTCGGGTTGGGCGACAATAGCCTGATCTTCGTGCTGGTGCATTCGGTGCTGTGGGCGCTGGCGCTCAACACCTACGCAGGCTTTCTCGGGGTTTCCGAGACCTTGCGCATGGCTGGGCGCAACTATGGCCTGAAGGGGCTGCGGCTGGTGCTGCACATTCTCGTGCCGGCGGCGCTGCCATCGATCCTGTCGGGGCTGAAGATCGGCTGGGCCTTTGCCTGGCGTACGCTGATCGCCGCCGAGCTGGTATTTGGCGCCAGCAGCGGCAAGGGCGGGCTGGGGTGGTACATCTTCCAGAACCGTAACGAGCTGTATACCGACAAGGTGTTTGCCGGGCTGGCGGTGGTGATCCTCATCGGGTTGCTGGTCGAAGGGTTGGTGTTCAATACCCTGGAGCGGTTGACCGTACGACGGTGGGGGATGCAGCGGTAG
- a CDS encoding MarR family winged helix-turn-helix transcriptional regulator, producing MSLDSLRLQVSSGMVVAGRHWRRICHAALTSYGISEACAAPLLMIVRLGDGVHQVAVAQAAGLESPSLVRLLDQLCKAGLVCRSEDPLDRRAKALSLTAEGRVLAEAIEAELVRVRHEVLQGISEADLQAALRVLRAFEAAGLGNTGGAQ from the coding sequence ATGTCCCTTGATTCCCTGCGCCTCCAGGTCAGCAGCGGCATGGTCGTTGCCGGCCGGCACTGGCGACGCATCTGCCACGCGGCGCTGACCAGCTACGGTATCTCCGAGGCCTGCGCCGCGCCGCTGTTGATGATCGTGCGCCTGGGCGATGGTGTGCACCAGGTCGCCGTGGCCCAGGCCGCGGGGCTGGAAAGCCCGTCGCTGGTGCGCCTGCTCGACCAGCTGTGCAAGGCTGGCCTGGTGTGCCGCAGCGAAGACCCGCTGGACCGCCGCGCCAAGGCCCTGAGCCTTACCGCCGAAGGTCGTGTCCTGGCCGAAGCCATCGAGGCCGAGCTGGTGCGCGTGCGCCATGAAGTGCTGCAGGGCATCAGCGAAGCGGACCTGCAAGCCGCGCTGCGCGTGCTCCGCGCCTTCGAGGCCGCAGGCCTGGGCAACACCGGTGGGGCGCAATGA
- a CDS encoding alginate O-acetyltransferase AlgX-related protein, whose amino-acid sequence MSKKDPSLAPVPPSPMMIRLSPLAGLCMFAFMLAGLVACLWAIFIGKVSLWPEHLSWQGVRDGEITHHIAHELSHVSLAQRAADLERGFSWLTVGDTGPRVRSGCPGWLFLADETRVHPHAQANAEARAIKVVAVRDWLAARNIRLLVLLVPDKSRIAAEQLCSVARAPALQGRLQQWRARLQQAGIATVDPTAALQAVGSAAFLRTDTHWSEQGAQAAAQQLAAAVLASGITPTPGQTSVRTLLPAARRPGDLVRLAGLDWLPERLQPAGETVAASRFEVQASATAGSEDDLFGDSQLPNIALIGTSFSRNSNFVPFLEQGIGASVGNFAKDGGEFSGAAKDYFSSEAFKLTPAQLLIWEINERDLQKPFSDDLTLP is encoded by the coding sequence ATGTCGAAGAAAGATCCTTCCCTGGCGCCGGTGCCACCCAGCCCGATGATGATCCGGCTCAGCCCGTTGGCGGGCCTGTGCATGTTCGCCTTCATGCTGGCGGGGCTGGTTGCCTGCCTGTGGGCGATTTTCATCGGCAAGGTCAGCCTTTGGCCGGAGCACCTGAGCTGGCAGGGTGTGCGCGATGGCGAAATCACCCATCACATCGCCCATGAGCTGTCGCACGTGTCGCTGGCGCAACGCGCCGCCGACCTGGAGCGCGGCTTCAGCTGGCTGACCGTGGGCGACACCGGCCCACGTGTGCGCAGCGGCTGCCCCGGTTGGCTGTTCCTGGCCGACGAAACCCGTGTTCATCCGCATGCCCAGGCCAACGCCGAGGCACGGGCGATCAAGGTGGTGGCCGTGCGCGACTGGTTGGCGGCCCGCAACATTCGCCTGCTGGTGCTGCTGGTGCCGGACAAGAGCCGGATTGCCGCCGAGCAGCTGTGCAGCGTGGCCCGTGCGCCCGCGTTGCAAGGCCGCCTGCAGCAATGGAGGGCACGCTTGCAGCAAGCGGGCATCGCCACCGTCGACCCCACTGCGGCCTTGCAGGCAGTGGGTAGCGCGGCCTTCCTGCGCACCGACACGCACTGGAGCGAGCAGGGCGCGCAAGCCGCCGCGCAACAACTGGCCGCCGCCGTGCTGGCAAGCGGGATCACCCCGACGCCTGGGCAGACCTCGGTACGCACGCTGCTGCCGGCAGCGCGTCGCCCAGGCGACCTGGTGCGCCTGGCGGGGCTCGACTGGTTGCCCGAGCGCTTGCAGCCTGCCGGCGAAACCGTGGCGGCATCGCGCTTCGAGGTTCAGGCCAGCGCCACGGCGGGCAGCGAGGATGACCTGTTCGGTGACAGCCAATTGCCGAACATCGCGCTGATCGGCACCTCGTTCTCGCGCAACAGCAACTTCGTGCCGTTTCTCGAGCAGGGCATAGGTGCTAGCGTGGGTAACTTCGCCAAGGATGGGGGCGAATTCAGTGGCGCGGCGAAGGACTATTTCAGTAGCGAGGCCTTCAAGCTGACCCCTGCGCAGTTGCTGATCTGGGAGATCAACGAGCGCGACCTACAGAAGCCATTCAGCGATGACCTGACGTTACCCTAA
- a CDS encoding alginate O-acetyltransferase AlgF: MRRIAGGLAALLTLGAAHAAEIPLYPTGPSEDAAFLRFFNAGSAELHLSAANGAGLNLAPGAASNFLTVPAGKPIKGTLALAGQQQGLDVSVEPGEFATVVGVPDSKALRLVTVREQPDDFNALKASLAFYSLDASCAQPGLRSAAGNVAIFNDVADGSAQRRSINPLKLAVQLTCAGAPRGEALDLGQLAAGQRYTVLLAPGAQGPRLYQAQDTLAN; encoded by the coding sequence ATGCGTCGTATCGCTGGCGGCCTGGCCGCACTGCTGACCCTGGGCGCCGCCCACGCTGCCGAGATCCCGTTGTACCCGACCGGTCCCAGCGAGGACGCGGCCTTCCTGCGCTTCTTCAACGCCGGCAGCGCCGAGCTGCACCTCAGCGCGGCCAATGGTGCCGGGCTGAACCTGGCGCCGGGCGCGGCCTCGAACTTCCTCACCGTGCCTGCCGGCAAGCCGATCAAGGGCACCCTGGCGCTGGCCGGCCAGCAACAAGGGCTCGACGTCAGCGTCGAACCGGGCGAGTTCGCCACCGTGGTCGGTGTGCCCGATAGCAAGGCCCTGCGCCTGGTCACCGTGCGTGAGCAGCCGGACGACTTCAATGCCCTGAAGGCCTCGCTGGCGTTCTACAGCCTCGATGCCAGTTGCGCCCAGCCTGGCCTGCGCTCTGCCGCCGGCAACGTCGCCATCTTCAACGACGTGGCCGATGGCAGTGCCCAGCGCCGCTCGATCAACCCGCTCAAGCTGGCGGTGCAACTGACGTGCGCTGGCGCCCCACGTGGCGAGGCGCTGGACCTCGGGCAACTGGCCGCCGGCCAGCGCTACACCGTGTTGCTCGCGCCCGGTGCCCAAGGGCCGCGCCTGTACCAGGCGCAAGACACGCTGGCCAACTGA
- a CDS encoding MBOAT family O-acyltransferase: protein MVFASLEFLLLFLPAFMLVYALARPSGRNLVLLLGSWFFYGWLSPAFLLLHIVLTIGGWLGGLLVAGTGETTSRRKQLLAGLIVVNTLVLCWYKYANIVAASFNELLSAHGAMPFEWQKVALPAGLSFIVLQVISYLVDVHRKVVPVERNFANFATYLAMFGHSIAGPIIRYDWVRQELRQRYFNPLNFALGARRFMIGMSMKVLVADSLSPLVGVAFTQEYPSFVDAWIGCLAYSLQLFFDFAGYSAMAIGLGLMLGFHFPENFNHPYWARNIQDFWRRWHISLSSWLRDYLYIGLGGNRHGVWKTYRNLFLIMAIGGLWHGGDSWNYLLWGCAHGIALCIDRAWTRAGLPDLPAWLAHSVTLLFVCLAWTLFRAPDFATALSLYAGQFGLHGFALGDALAATLRPVHGLAAGLGVLCLLLPLWQQRAEQRLGEHRVMRVLGAVWPVLGFALSFALIASRETVPFLYFQF, encoded by the coding sequence ATGGTCTTCGCCTCGCTCGAGTTTCTGCTGCTGTTTCTTCCTGCGTTCATGCTGGTCTATGCATTGGCGCGGCCCTCGGGGCGAAACCTGGTGCTGTTGCTCGGCAGCTGGTTCTTCTATGGCTGGCTGAGCCCGGCCTTCCTGCTGCTGCACATCGTGCTGACGATCGGCGGCTGGCTGGGCGGGTTGCTGGTGGCCGGCACCGGCGAGACGACGTCGCGGCGCAAGCAGTTGCTGGCCGGGCTGATCGTCGTCAACACCTTGGTGCTGTGCTGGTACAAATACGCCAACATCGTCGCCGCCAGCTTCAACGAACTGCTCAGCGCCCATGGCGCGATGCCGTTCGAGTGGCAGAAGGTGGCGTTGCCGGCGGGGCTTTCGTTCATCGTCCTGCAGGTCATTTCCTACCTGGTCGATGTGCACCGCAAGGTAGTGCCGGTGGAGCGCAACTTCGCCAACTTCGCCACCTACCTGGCCATGTTCGGCCACTCCATCGCCGGGCCGATCATTCGCTATGACTGGGTTCGCCAGGAGCTGCGCCAGCGTTATTTCAACCCGCTGAACTTCGCCCTCGGTGCGCGCCGCTTCATGATCGGCATGAGCATGAAGGTGCTGGTGGCCGACAGCCTGTCGCCGTTGGTCGGCGTGGCGTTCACCCAGGAGTATCCGTCGTTCGTCGATGCCTGGATCGGCTGCCTGGCCTACTCGCTGCAGTTGTTCTTCGACTTCGCCGGCTACAGCGCCATGGCCATCGGGCTGGGCCTGATGCTCGGCTTCCATTTCCCGGAAAACTTCAACCATCCGTACTGGGCGCGCAACATCCAGGACTTCTGGCGGCGCTGGCACATCTCGCTGTCCAGCTGGCTGCGCGACTACCTGTACATCGGCTTGGGCGGCAACCGCCACGGGGTGTGGAAGACCTACCGCAACCTGTTCCTGATCATGGCCATCGGCGGCCTGTGGCACGGTGGCGACAGCTGGAACTACCTGCTCTGGGGCTGCGCCCATGGCATCGCCCTGTGCATCGACCGCGCCTGGACCCGCGCCGGCCTGCCTGACTTGCCAGCGTGGCTGGCGCACAGTGTGACGCTGCTGTTCGTGTGCCTGGCCTGGACCCTGTTCCGCGCCCCCGACTTCGCCACCGCGCTGAGTTTGTACGCTGGCCAGTTCGGCCTGCACGGCTTCGCCTTGGGCGATGCCCTGGCCGCCACCCTGCGCCCGGTGCATGGCCTGGCTGCGGGCCTGGGCGTGCTGTGCCTGTTGCTGCCGCTGTGGCAACAGCGGGCCGAGCAGCGCCTTGGCGAACACCGGGTAATGCGGGTGCTGGGCGCGGTGTGGCCGGTGCTGGGCTTCGCCCTGTCGTTCGCGCTGATCGCCAGTCGTGAAACCGTGCCGTTTCTCTACTTCCAGTTCTAA